The following is a genomic window from Chryseobacterium sp. StRB126.
CTTGTCTGCTGAAAGGACCAGAATGTTTTCCTGATCTGTTTTGTGAATGCTTTTTCCTTCGAATACCGAAACAGCATAGGCTATTCCCAGCATACCTCCGGCGTTGTCATTATCTCCAAAAAGGTTTTCAGGATAAATGACAGATGTGCTCAGCCCATTTTTTCTTAACACTTCTTCAAAAATAGTTTCATCAATTACCGAAGTGCCTCCGGAAAAAATAATGGTATCAAAACTGAATAGTGCTGCCATACCTGAAATATTCTGATACAGAAATGCTTCTATTGGCAGCCCCTCAGTATGGGTTTCAGAATGTATCTTTTTTATTGTGGCTAAAGGTTTTCTGCCTGCTTCAGATAAAGTTTCCCTACGTTCTAAAACCATTGCAATTCCAAGTTCGGTGGAGACTGGTCTGTGCAGGGTTTCATTTCCCCTGCGGATAGACTCCTGATATTCATTTCGGACTTCTGTAGAGGCAATAACTCCGTAATCTGTGATTCCCTGTTTTAGATGGAGGGAAGCAATATCTAAAGCCTGAAGGCTTCCTGCCATCCCTGCACATACACTGAAATTGGGACCTTTTATTCCTGCCTGAATGGCCATCTGACTGGCTGCTGCATTGGCAATGGTGCTTGGAGCTTTCATTGGGCTTACACGGTCCGGACCTTGATTTTTTGCAGTTAAATCAAAGATAAAACAGTCTTCAAGGTTGGAAAGTTCAGTGCCGTCATAAAGCCCGATTCTTTCAGGAGCTTCATTGATTATCGAACTTAAACTCCTGCTATGTATGGCATGAAATGCTGCATTACAGAACAACAATGTTGCTTTGTTAAGGAATCTCTGTCCTTTTGGTTTTAAAAACTTCTGGGGATCATGATCTTCAATGATTAAAGCTTTCGTTTCCGATTCTTTTCGGAAGAAATAATTGTCAATCTCCGTTCCGTATGGACTATTGAAGCCTATTATGGAAATTACTATATCGTTATTTGAAATGTTATTTGCTATCATATTTACTGAATATTACGCTGCATATATTTCCGCCAAAAGCGAAAGAATTACTAAGAACATGATCTACTTTATTTTCGATTTCTGAGGATGGCTGGATATGAAAATGAGTATTGAAAGCTTCATCAATTTTTTCTGTATTGCGGTTTCTGGGAACTTTTTGATGATGTAGGGAAAGAGTGGCCGTTACTGCTTCCAATGCACTGGCTGCTCCCATGCAGTGTCCTAACATGGATTTGATTCCATTGACATATAAAGAATCTATTTCTTCTCCGAAAACATTGCGCATCGCATTTACCTCATGGGAATCATTGGCTTTTGTTCCTGTTCCGTGGGCGCTTACATAAGTGATGTTCTCTCTATCAATATTGCTTGATTTTATTGCATTGTTCATAGACAGGGTAGCACCGGAACCTTCCGGATCAGGGGCGGTAGGATCATAAGCATCACAGGCTAAGCCGTATCCTTTGATTTCGCCATATATTTTAGCTCCTCTTGCTAATGCATGTTCCAGTTCTTCCAATACTAAAACAGCAGCTCCTTCTCCTACAATCATTCCGTTCCTGTTCTGATCAAAAGGTTTGCAGTTGTCTTTTGACATGGCTCCCAATCTGTAAAAAACGGTGTAGCAGGACCGTGTAAAAGGGTCAGCACCTCCTGCAATAATCAGGGAAGATCTGCCTTCACGAATCATAGAATAGGCGGTGCCGATAGCATAATTTCCTGCTGCACAGGCTGTAGGAATTACCATATTTGTTCCGCCGAGATTGTAATATTTTGCTATACTGGCACTTAATTCAACCGGTCTAAAATAAGTAAGTGTTTTTGCAGCTTTAGAGGAAAGGTATTCATGTTTCATTTCCAGATTCCACTGATCTACAATTCTTTCTACAATATCCTGGTTGCCGTTTGTAGTACCCAGAATAACTCCGTAATTATTTTTTTTAGTGAATTTTTCAAAACCGGCATCTTTCAGACCCATGTCTATCGCAGCAGCAGCATAAGTAACGGCTTTACCATAAGGCTTAAAATGCTCCAGCAATTCAGTATTCTTATAATCTTTTTCCAAGTCTACTTCAGCAGCGCGGGTAACTCCTTTATAGTTGGAGGGCTCCAGTTTTGTAAGGTCTCCGACTCCTGATTCTCCATTCAAGATTTTTTCCCAAAAGGCTCCTTTTTCACAGGCTAAAGGGCTTACTACACCCATCCCTGTAATTACGATTCTTTTCATAT
Proteins encoded in this region:
- a CDS encoding beta-ketoacyl synthase N-terminal-like domain-containing protein yields the protein MIANNISNNDIVISIIGFNSPYGTEIDNYFFRKESETKALIIEDHDPQKFLKPKGQRFLNKATLLFCNAAFHAIHSRSLSSIINEAPERIGLYDGTELSNLEDCFIFDLTAKNQGPDRVSPMKAPSTIANAAASQMAIQAGIKGPNFSVCAGMAGSLQALDIASLHLKQGITDYGVIASTEVRNEYQESIRRGNETLHRPVSTELGIAMVLERRETLSEAGRKPLATIKKIHSETHTEGLPIEAFLYQNISGMAALFSFDTIIFSGGTSVIDETIFEEVLRKNGLSTSVIYPENLFGDNDNAGGMLGIAYAVSVFEGKSIHKTDQENILVLSADKAGTVILSIIEKTK
- a CDS encoding beta-ketoacyl-[acyl-carrier-protein] synthase family protein produces the protein MKRIVITGMGVVSPLACEKGAFWEKILNGESGVGDLTKLEPSNYKGVTRAAEVDLEKDYKNTELLEHFKPYGKAVTYAAAAIDMGLKDAGFEKFTKKNNYGVILGTTNGNQDIVERIVDQWNLEMKHEYLSSKAAKTLTYFRPVELSASIAKYYNLGGTNMVIPTACAAGNYAIGTAYSMIREGRSSLIIAGGADPFTRSCYTVFYRLGAMSKDNCKPFDQNRNGMIVGEGAAVLVLEELEHALARGAKIYGEIKGYGLACDAYDPTAPDPEGSGATLSMNNAIKSSNIDRENITYVSAHGTGTKANDSHEVNAMRNVFGEEIDSLYVNGIKSMLGHCMGAASALEAVTATLSLHHQKVPRNRNTEKIDEAFNTHFHIQPSSEIENKVDHVLSNSFAFGGNICSVIFSKYDSK